A segment of the Cryptosporidium parvum Iowa II chromosome 5, whole genome shotgun sequence genome:
ACATTCTCCCGttcattatcttctttttctagATTATCCCctatattattcattttagTTGGTTTGTTTGCttccaataattcattagttttattattttcagcTTGAAAATTCTCCATAGTGCTTATTTTCTTGTTACTCTTTGCTGTTTTTGTATCCATTGctatattttctatatcATGTTTTTCATCCTTAATTTCATCTCTTTCTTGAGTTTTTTGATCTTTTGATTCGTTGCAAATTTGCTCACTATTTAATAAGACTTCGTTTATGCTTGTATCATTCTTTTGCTCTACTTTACCTTGATTGTTTAACTTTAGcttttcaatatcttttttgTCCACTGGTTCCAATTTATTCTCTTGCTCCTTTTTgtataataattgaatatcGGCcttattttctctttctgtattaatattgttcTCATCCTTCAAAACTTTTATATCACTTGAACAATCTTCTATAGTTAGCTTATAATTTTCCTTCAATTCCTCATCTAACttattacaaattttgTGGTTTGAAGAAGCAATTACatcattttgattttcttcCATACAACTTTCAAAACAAACTCTTGTTTCACCCGTTTTTTCACCCCCCTCTGAATTATCGTTCTTTGAATACTTAATCTCTGGAACTTTTATGTTAGTAGTACTGTCTTGAGTATTGTCCATTTCttgtttatttattgaaattaaattagagttatttaattcagTTTTAGAAATAGGTTTAATATCCTTTACTTCTTTATTAGTTAAATCCTGACTTGCATTTTCACATTTACTATTTAAACTAACCTCTTGAGTGGGGTTTATCCTTTCAAGTTCagtttctttttcaaactCCTGACTCTTAATGTTTTTGCCTTTTAGCATTATGCTTTTATTTAGTGTTACCTTCTTACTAAAAGCAGGTTTACTTTCCTTGGAAACTAAACTGTGTTTCAAACTTATTAGTTTGGAGCCAGTtctttccaaatttttatCTTCTGCACCAATATTAGTTGAACTTAATTTGGGAATCGtattttttaactttattttttggttattttcatcataaCTTAAATCAGATCGATGAGTACTGCTTTTAATGGTTAACGaactttcttcttcttcatgTGACTTAATAAGAGATTGTAGTGTTGACTTTACTTTatccattattttttttgaagatttattttttctacgtattgaagaaatttcaGGGTTATTACTCCCTTTTTCAATTAagtcaattttttttccagtTCCTGGAATTACGAAATTGTACCTTAACTTATCATTAAAATAATCTTCTATATTCATTAAGCTGTTAGAATGATTAACcttcttttcttcatctGAATCCCAATCAACCGAAACCAGACTAAAACAATGCTTTCCTAACattctattttttatttggtTAATAGATATGTCTTGATAATTTGTTGATATTGATTTATCAATACCTAACTCTGGTTCTTGAGGTATGGACAAATTATTCGAAAAAACACTTGAGCGATTACTAGAAGATGAGCCTAAACTATCATTGTTAAATAACTCATTTATCCTTTGTGCTGAATTATCATCTTTGAATCTTTCCTTGACCTTGTTAAGTTCTAGTAGCGGAAGGACAACCTCACCATTGACAATGCTAATATTGCTGTTACTCATCTATTGTTTTCTccattaatttaaatatatactatttcttttcaattaaaaaaatattatttccatcATAAATCTttagaaaagaattcaCCTATTTCCCTCCAATATGTCAAACTATGACATAAAACctcaaaaacaaaaatataaacTAAATATAAGATGTTCAAATGGGAATGGATGCAATTCCTTTAAAACACTTTAtgtttaaattaaatattaaatgatattaattatttcaaaatatttactacTTACCTAAACCCACTCCAAACACACATGCACCTTTAATTTCCGCATGTTACCGCCAACtcatcaaatttaattctgatcaaaaaattatcctttttttttttatcataTTAAACGTataaaatcattattaatagaaaatttaagcatataatattgttttttgtACAATTTGTGAGCGTTTTCTTGCCAGATTTACCAAGATAAAAGAAATCATGCattatatttcaaagtAATTTTAGATCTTGATCAGCCGAAATTTAAAACCATTTAGCAAAAAATCTTTGCTAAAAATAACTAAAGTAATTCATGgcaattgaaaatatatatttttcaagaGTATAAAGTTGTGCTTTGCGTATCAACTTGTATTACAGAAACAAGTAATGTTTAGATATGTTTAAATAATCTATTAATGATTTCattcatatttaaaaataaacaatttgttaaaattgttattattgCGCTGCTTCCTTGCCTAAATGCACTTTTTTGGTTGTTTTTCATTTCAAATGGCTGGCTTGCAATGTATAGCATGCATTTTATATGCATGTTTTTTATCccaacttttttttatggTCTTCAATATCTTACGAGCAATTTAAGCGATGCTCGAGAGTATGGAAAAAATTTTGACATACTCAAGTGCATATGTGTTTGTATCTTTACATCATTCTTTGGGACTACATGTCTTTTTTTAGTATCAGAGCTTTCAAAGATTATTCCAACATTTgatcttttaaatattgaagaaatcaAAAATGGGTTATTAAAAGAAGGGATAATTAAAGATCcaacaaataaaattggTTTTTCTACGTGGTTTTCGAGCATCTACTTTTCAATAGTTAATCCAATTATAGAAGAACTTTTTTGGAGGTCATTTGtttataaagaattaataatctcATTAGGAGTTAGAAATGAAACCAACCCACAATCAAGGTTTAACATTAATGAGATTGGGGCACATTATTCAGACTTTTTGATAGCAAGAGATCATAGCAGTAACTTATTTGAAAGTTATGATGTTGAAAGTGGACAAATTGGCTACAAAGTAAATACTGAGCTTGCGAGCATTATTTGCTCAGTATTATATTCgctttatcatttttttgtgCTAATACGCTTTTCCTCCATCCACtgttcaatattatcaacaATCTCCTTAGCAATTATAGGTCGGGCACTACTTTATGTAAATAGAAAATTCCACACTATATACTCTGTTTATATTCACATCGGGATGGACATTTCAATAGTAATATTCCTATTACTATCTCTAAAATGAGAAAAAACTAGaacttaaagaattaagataaaaagaaaaacttAATCGATACTATCCTACACGCCACGAACTTATCTGATTCTTGCGATGGGTTTTCTGAAGTTGGCTCCTGCAAAGGAACAGTTATTGCCAAGCTCTTCTTCGATACGCATTAGTTGGTTGTACTTAGCAACGCGCTCACTTCTACAAGGCGCGCCAGTTTTAAGTTGGCCTGTACCTAGGCCAACAGTTAAATCTGCGATAAATGTATCTTCTGTCTCTCCAGATCTGTGTGAAACTTGAATACCCCAGCCAAACGATCTTGCGAGGTCAAATGCTGCGATTGCTTCTGTAACAGTGCCGATCTGGTTGACCTTTAATAGCAAAGCGTTGCATGCGCCTTTCTCCTTTCCGATCCTGAGACGGCTCATATTAGtaacaaataaatcatcTCCCATAATTTGAACTTTCTCACCAACTTGGCTTGTCAATGAAGCATATGCTTCATAATCATCCTGATCAAATGGATCCTCAATGCTTGCGATATCATACTTTGAACAAATGTTCTTCCACATCTCCGTTAGCTCTTGGCTCGAAAGATAATTATTAGAGTCTTTGCACTTGAAGTTTAGATCATAGCACTTCTTATCCTCAACAAAAAATTCAGAAGCTGCAGGATCTAAAGAGATTTTAATCTTGCCTGAATATCCACAGATGTTTATTGCCTCTGTAATCAAGTCGAGTGCTTCCTCTGGAGTAGCAATATCTGGAGCAAACCCACCCTCATCACCAATATTTGTAGCTCCTAATCCATACTTTTTCTTGATAACTGATTTCAAGGTGTGATATACCTCGGCGCCATATCTAAGTGCCTCCTTGAAATTTGGTGCGCCTACTGGGAAAATCATGAACTCTTGAGGAGCAAGAGCATTACCTGCATGCTTTCCTCCATTCAAAACATTAAATGACGGAACAGGCATAACGAAGTTATTAGTATCATTTCCTGCCAATTCAGCGATATACTTGTATAATGGAACGCCTCTTGCTGCTGCTCCTGCTCTGGCCAATGCGAAGGAAACTGCCGTTGTCGCATTAGCACCGAGCTTTGACTTTGTGAAACCATACTCATTCTTTGAACCATCCAACTGTTCTGTCATCATGGTATCGAGCTCTGTTTGATGTGTTGGGTCTTTACCAATCAATGCAGGAgcaattattttatttacatTTTCAACAGCTTTTTGCACACCTTTACCGAGATATCTCTTCTCATCACCATCACGTAATTCCTTGGCTTCATAGATACCTGTTGAGGCACCAGAGGGGCAACATGCTCTGAATACTCCTTGCTCTGTTGTAATTTCTGCTTCTACAGTTGGATTTCCTCTGGAATCCAAAATTTCACGTGCTTTTACTGACAATATAGAAGGCATGGCTAAACTTCAATACAAAAAtctcaaataaatttggaaaataactataataaaatattttattatttcttaaCTGAAacaatgaaaataatttcgCAGTATCTATATCTATAACCTCGGGCATGCTGTGTACGAATTAGAGTTTGGTGTGCAGGCGCCTGATCGTTTAAATCCTTTGAATTGCCACTAATTCATATTCCCGCCCTTAGAGAATCTAAACCACTTACTTGAATataagagaaaaaaagtgcaacaaaaaaaaacaaaagttATGACGCAATATAGAACTAAGTGTGTGTGAAAAGCTGTCCCGTGAGATATAGAATCTACCGAATTTCAGTATATTTAGTTTCCCCATATCTAGTAGTCGTGTTGGTATACAGTTGGTCTAATCATTTGTCTCCCTATTTGCCCAATccattcttctttttcaattgGGTTTTCAGCTATTAAAAAGAAGACTCTGTTTGGGGTGTCAACCctaaatgaattttctttatttgtatCTTCATCAGCGGATCTGACAGTTAGACATTCGGAGAGCATTAATGACTCAGTAGGAGTGGAAAGGCTTCTTTGATCTTTAAAGCTTGCGAGGTAGTTCCTTGTTAATACGAACCATCTTCTACGCCAATCTTTTAGAAATCGACTTTGTTTGTAAAGCCACCCTTGCTTAACAATCTCGTCTTGCCTAATGGAAATCTGTGGGCTTCCCAGAAACATGTGCGGTAGCTAATTAAAGGTAATGTGATTTACTTTAAAAAACTATTAGAAATTGATTGTCGTAATACtgcttgaaaaaaatacttaTAAAAATTAAGCGAGTTAATATCTACTTTAAGGAGTGTTTACGATAAAAGTCACTACTTTCTCGATAACTTTACTCACAAATAATTTAACCAATGTTATCCTagtataaataattttacatTTATGCAAATAGGCGCCACTAACAATATAATCCTTAATTTGGCGGTATATTTTGAGGATCAGAAAAAGAGATTAAAAGGATAATTTAGCATGCTTAttctaaatattttcaaataaatagcTCACTGCTGTGTTTCTTCTGGCTCAATAACAGTTAATTCAGGCAATGTTTCCTCCTCATTTACCTCTTGTTTTTTATCATCGATATAATCCATTTCAAAGTTGTCATTAATGACGTTTTCTGAAAATTCTTCGTCAGCTTGCTGTATCTCAACTATTTCTGTAATATTCTCAATACTCTCACCTTCTTTTATCAGCCCATCATTAGGGTTAACCGTAACTTCACCATATTGTATTTCAGTCTCTTCCTGAACATTCTCAATTTGATAAGGTTCCAGTATGTTACTTGACTGGTCAATGTAAATCACCTGATTACCGTCAGCATCAAATTCTACATTATTACTATAAGTCTCATcgtaataataaattgtttCGAATTGATCTGCTTCATcacatatatatacattATCGATATTAGAAACTTccaaatcaaatttttccGCATCTATATGAATTTCATTACTCAATTGTCTTTGTATAGCGAAAGATTTTGGATCAGGGCTTTCCTTTGAGTAATAATATATGTCATATTCACTTTCTGTTTCGTATTCATCAATTTCTGGTTCATATTCCTCGCTACTTTCACTTTCCTCACTACTTTCTTCATGATCCATGAAAAGACGTTTATTGTATTCATTTACAAAAATAGGATAAAATGGATTTGAGTAAAAGTCCTCTAAGAGCTTTGAATGCTTTTCTCTTATCCAATCAGGAGCATTAATTGGCTGCTTATATTTATCATTCGCGTGATTTTTAACCTCGTCAATAATATCAAGTCTTTccttatttaatattagcttttcaaaagaagaaagtaaattgttctcaatatttgaatttaaatctGTTATGTTATCAAGTGCGCTTTTgcttttcaaattattggaGTTGTTTAATTCAGAGGAAAGTTTAATTACGTTTGCGAGATGTGATAGTGCTAAGTTCCTAgttaaatcaatatttttttgttcttGGCTCTTATTCATTGGCATTATTAAGTGGTTAAGTCTTTCATCAGGAATAAAACTCAAAGTATcgttaatattattgagaATTTCTTTGGTACTTAGGTCTTCACCCAAAATATTAGCattgttttttattttagtGATATTGTCTGCAGAGAAAAAGCCTTTTTTtgctttatttaatttatctttatcTGTTTGAGACAGGTGCTTAGATTCTGTATCAGCAGCTATTTTTAGCTCGCGTAATGTAACAACTCCGTTTATTCTGGAGTAAGCTCCTAATTTTGATGATCCGTTGATCATCTCACTCTTAAGATTTGAACATTTTGTCCAAATATAAAGGAATTTCTTAATTGCAGATATGTGGTTATGTTGTACAATACACGCCAACTTGTAACAAGAAAGTATATTCTTAAacattgaaataatatgtGTAGCAACATCTTCGTTGTTAACGATACTCTTTTTCCAAAACATTTCGTCTTTCTTCGAAATTGCATTCTTTGATAATTGAGAAAATccatatttaattctttttaaaacTATATGTTTGATAATAGAAGCTCCAGCAAAGATTTCTGAACCTATCCTTCCTTTTAATTCTATCCTTGCCTGGTATTGCAGCAGCCGGAAGGCATACAattgatttctttttattacaTCTCTAAATAGATTGTCTAATTTCCCAGCACCACTACCGATTTCAAGAGACGACTTTACAGCCCTAGTTAATTGATCGCGCGTAAGTCTTGCATTATCTCTTTCCATTTCTCTTAATTTCAGTTTTTCATCCTTCATTTTTACTTCTTCTTGGAGGTctctaatatatttttgaaatgcAAGAGCATTCTCACCTGAAATGCCCTCTTCAGAAATCTCCAATCtgtttattaatttaggcttaatatatttttttttaatatctcCATCATCTATATTAGGTGCAAAAGAATGTTGATTTTCATGTAGAGGTTTTTCATcaattactttattattgtataaactattttttttctcttcttgTTCAAACTGAGTTAAACcatcttcaaaatttatcttatctttgtttttatccaatgataataaaaaaagattttttaaatatccTTGGCTAAACTTTGTTAAATCAGCATTGTATAACCCCATAATTGTCTCATCTCGAACCTTTTCTACCCGTtcattttctctttcttgCGATATAATTAACGCCATTTTATTCAATCCATGGCTTTTTAGCCACGATAGTGTTTCCATTGGCTGCAATTCCCTAATGTCAAATTTCTCATGAGACCGTCTATTACTATATAGATCATCACTGCTCAAAGTATCAGAACTTTCAATACTTTCGTCAGATAAGCTTTCTTTActtgaatataaatcatCGCTTCCGGAATCTAATTCAACttgtttatttaaaattgaacTTGAATTTTCTTGACTATTACCTAAAATTGTATTGTTTATCTTTGGAGTGGGATTCTCTTTCTGAGAAAGTTGCTTAATTAACTTTTCATCCTCTACATCTGTTAAGCCATCATACTTCTCTTTCAAATCTGTTTCGTACCTATTCACTTCAACATCCTCACTTATTgtcaaattcttttttgatCTCACAgatttcaaagaataagTCCTTTCCgtatttttttctgaattatttttagataaactttcttccatatttttcacccattaattaaaattcttgCTAACATTGAATATCTAGTAATATTTCAAGTGAATCAAGCTTCCAGGTTTTCCAACCGTTTATAACAGCTAAATCTTCGTACCCAAGTTCAATTTCGTCCTTTGAAACCTTATTCTTCACACAAATTccttttatatttattaaatgattttGTATTCTTACACACAATGACTGGATGTCAATTTCTGATGTCGCGCGCTCAATGCAAAACCACCATCCCCATTGTGTAAAAAAGTACTTTAAATTGAATCCGACAACTGAAGAAAAGATAATTATCCACATAGCCATCTTTTGTTGATTACTATGTGTTTGAACTAATTCTTCATCAACTTCTGAAAGCTGATCATATACTTGGAAAACTGTCTTTAATGTGTTCCatccaaataaattaattaaaatcaaataattacaaaatGCAATCCCATGGTTTGCCATCCATTTTTCTCTGAAACCCCGTTCCATATTTTCTGGAGATTTACTTTCGGAATTCATATCAATTAGGTATTCTACTGCAAGATTAATTTGATCTTTGATATAGCTAATGTTAAAAGGATACAATCTGGGAtgtaatttataatatgaATACATTGTAAATAGATTAACAGTAACTTCCTCCGTTCCATTAAATGTCCAATAACTAGATTGCCTATTATGTCCTATTTCATGATATATTCCCCAGTTCCCTTCATCTTTCAGCGTTTTTAAGTCGAGTATCCCACCTGAATTGATCTGCTCTTCAACTATATCTAAGTGAGTAGCTATTGGATAACctaaaaataagaatttattaatcaatcaaaaaaaatagaaactTACCACTATGCATATATCCATCTGAAATTTGTATATCGCAAACAATTCTTTCCTTAGTccatttataattaaagtaAAGCTCATTTTGAGTATCAATAACTTTATCCCAAAACTCAAGTAAATCGTCAACAATTAAGCAGTCTATACTATACAAAATTCTGCTTGGGATCGTAAggattattttctttccaTGCAGTTCGGTCCAAGCAGGTAATAAATTAGAGAACTTTCTGTTTGCCTCTGAAAAAATTCTTGCCCATAAATGTTTATCCGTAATTACTGTTCTATTATCAAATGAGCAAGTATCAAGCTGCAACTTATCAATTGTATAAATGGGAGTTGTTACCACTTCTTTTCCAATTAATGGTATGAACTTAATAAATCCTATTAAACTCCCATGCGATTCATTACTGTTTGGCCTTTTTAATGATCCTTTTGTATTTGTATGGTCATAATTTGGAATATATTCGAAATACACAATTCCTTCGCATGGGGACTCGATAGTTATATAATTTGTCTCAGAGATACTCcaattataaattttttttattaacgGAACCCttctcattattttttcttctttatatCTGAGAAAATCACTGTGACTGCCAACGTGTAACATTGATTTAATTGGCgttaaagaatatttgtttATGGGAATAAATTCAGCTTTTAAAAAACTTTTGTGTTTAATGTAAACTCCAGTATTTTGCCACTCAAATGGAATATCATAAACTGGGCAATGCAATTCATTTcttgataaatttaattccGCATGCTCTTCTCTCCACCAAAAATTCGTTATATTACTTTCtattttccaaaattgATTCATACTGATCCaatcatcaaaatcatTGAAAGTGTACTTATCACCTTCTAAATCACAAATTTCATGAATTTTATCCTCTTTTAATCTTGAACAAGCAATTGCCATATAcaagatattaattttttcctCCATATTGAAAGGAggtttcaaattcaaataattccttttttttagtAGTTGAGCTATtaaattaagaattttattttgcTCGTTTGTTTTTATATCCATATTTAGGTGGCattcaatatcttttgtcataataaaatattcatcaagatttaatttaatGTCGTTTTCTGTACCATTCATTGAATTCAATAACTTTTTCCAATAGTAAATTGAGcttgaaaaataatttgattgaTTTTTGGAGTTTACAGAATTTACTTCATTGCAAAAATATTCGTTTGTAAAAATCATTCCCAtctctttattaatatcattcGAAATTGAATTGGAATTTACTTTTCCACCGCTGATATATTCCCATCCCCATGGGCATAATCCGATAATAAGCAACCCACCTGAACAAATATAATTCTTGAgtatttttgaagataattTTATCTCATTTACcgtattttttttttctttgtttcCATTAATTActaaaatatttagttCATCATTAGAAACGCTTTTTTCAATGCTTTCTAATTCAACATATTCGAAAAATGAGCctttaaaataatcaaaattgTTTTTGCTAATAccattaataaattctgaTGACTCTAAGTTAGAAAATCCTAAAAACCCAATAcatttatctttttttgtttctcCTTTGAATTTATGGAAGTTCtctaaaataatatttaatatttgatgtCCATTTTTATCAATCAAAAAACTTTCATGAGAGAACGATAAAATCGCCCCTTCCCCATATAAAGTTATTCCAGAGCACCAACCAAAGCTACCCTGGTTATGATTTTTCCCCCAAAATAGTCCAAAAGTTTTTTCCCCAAAGCAATGTATTTGCCCAGGTGTCccatttatttctattttattCAACCCTTTTAAAAGGTGATCTCTTATTAAACATGTATTAAGTTCAATTAAGCGACTTCTTAAACTAAAGTTAATAGATTCATTCTGagattcattaatattaatgatatgATGGTCATCGCTTTTTAAACGAAGCATAAATAATTGGTTACTAATGTATGCactatttatatatatactcAAAATTATGCTATATTGCATataatcattaataataatctcAAAATTGTTAGTCTCTTCCCATTGTGAATTATCTTCGGAAAAATTCACAAGTTCCTctaattccaaatttaatCTGCACAATTTTAAATTCCGAATAAAATCTACATTTTTGCACGTATATACTTTAAAGTGACTTTTTGTAAGTGTAGTATGATGCTTCTTATTTGGAACACAAACATCAAATTCACTGTAGTCAGATCCATTACTCGGTATCAAAAACCACACCTTAGGAGATATTTCCATTTTAAGGAACTGTGGATTTTTGgaagaaatgaaaataatatcgAAATATCCACAAATTAATGGGGAGCcataaaaatttcaaaaacgAATATTGATTAAAAATATGTTAATTACTAGCAAATATACAATTTATCAaacaaatgaaaaataatttaagatTTCTATAAGAAAATTTGTTGCAAGGTTTTGACTCAAATACCTTTTATGAATCCCGCAGTAAAACTGAAGTTCGAGAAATAATCGAGTAAATATTTACCAAATTATCTAATCTCTAAAAAGGCAGCCTTAAGGACCTTGCAGATGAATAGTATAATCAAGTAGTAGTACACTCCTGGATTATACTACAAACAAATAGAATTTGTTAATAATCTCGTTTTATCGTAGTGTCTGGCCAATATAAATGTATTATAGATTACAGGATATCTATGAAAATTCCATGGCATGAACTGAAAtcttatttatattgaaattcGCTACGAACAGAAAGAGTAATTGTTTTCCTAGAGCAATCATCCTCGTCTATAATATTTAGGGGTAATTGGCGGTATTATTGGCGGGCGTATATTACacaattattttgattgttttttctttgagccctttttcttctttttaatatgCTTAGGTACTTTGTTCAACCTTCTTTCTCTATTTTCTTGCTTTACAATATGCTTccattctttttttgtaatgTTCTCTGGAATTTTCCCATTGAACTGTCTAGTCAATTGTTTTTCTTGTGCATTTTGGTCGGATGGTAGTTCTTTTTCGCAAACCCCTTCTTCCGAACATTCATAAAAATCTCCCTCTTCGCCACTGCTCATGTCTGATCCCGTCTCAAGACAATTGCTTTCTACGCCAAcgttattattttttaaagtatCTACTTGTTCGCATTTGTATTCATTTACTTCATCAGACTCACTACAacttaattcattatttacatTGTTATCGCAAATAAAGTGTCCGTACAACAAATCTTGTCCACactcttttctttctaGCTCCTTTTCAAGGGTTTTTCTAtccattatttgatttaaatgaagTGGTgtccaaatatttaaaaatatattattcccttctttatttttagatcCCTCCAAGTTTAAATCAGTTATgctattaaaaattttaaactTAGTATTATCATATTTACCATTAGACAAAAGATGATATACtgtaaaaaataatattgatagaAAAATCTTTTGGTTTTCAAtcgaatttttattaataatttccttctgagaatttaaataagaacattttaattcatattCTCTTTCATCCCTATCGAAGTTTGGCCATGTAAGGCTACCACTTTCAAGAATGTTTAATATAATACGCTTAacatttgaaattatttcatcatCTGAAGAATTAACCATTTCCTCATAGAACTTAATAAGATCATTTGGCTTTGTTAttgtaattaaattatagaGTTCCGATGGAGATAGTATAATATTTGTAGAGTAGATGTTAAGAGTACTAAATAAGTCAttcaatattgatatttcaTCGTCTACGTCACTTTCATTGAGATTATCCAGACTGACAGAGTTATCCTGAT
Coding sequences within it:
- a CDS encoding AtPH1 like protein with a pleckstrin homology (PH) domain — its product is LPHMFLGSPQISIRQDEIVKQGWLYKQSRFLKDWRRRWFVLTRNYLASFKDQRSLSTPTESLMLSECLTVRSADEDTNKENSFRVDTPNRVFFLIAENPIEKEEWIGQIGRQMIRPTVYQHDY
- a CDS encoding enolase (2-phosphoglycerate dehydratase), whose protein sequence is SLAMPSILSVKAREILDSRGNPTVEAEITTEQGVFRACCPSGASTGIYEAKELRDGDEKRYLGKGVQKAVENVNKIIAPALIGKDPTHQTELDTMMTEQLDGSKNEYGFTKSKLGANATTAVSFALARAGAAARGVPLYKYIAELAGNDTNNFVMPVPSFNVLNGGKHAGNALAPQEFMIFPVGAPNFKEALRYGAEVYHTLKSVIKKKYGLGATNIGDEGGFAPDIATPEEALDLITEAINICGYSGKIKISLDPAASEFFVEDKKCYDLNFKCKDSNNYLSSQELTEMWKNICSKYDIASIEDPFDQDDYEAYASLTSQVGEKVQIMGDDLFVTNMSRLRIGKEKGACNALLLKVNQIGTVTEAIAAFDLARSFGWGIQVSHRSGETEDTFIADLTVGLGTGQLKTGAPCRSERVAKYNQLMRIEEELGNNCSFAGANFRKPIARIR
- a CDS encoding protein with RIO domain within N-terminal region, yielding MSAKQLGRTLAYDVLPGDICKVNQVAYNQARASDEKGQKHRSRGLTRDTRATVMQALDGRTMLMLEKAKNRGVFSNMYGTISTGKEANVYRGTTFFSDLKLYGSELFTRNCLSKEDLVVIDEIEKSANLNYINRAIKVFKTSVLTFKDRSKYVEGEFRFRRGYLKSKNPRKMVTQWCEKEFRNLRRIVISGLRCPIPIYIKKHIFVMSYIGDGSNLENISKDVEKYDGEIKQDINNNTENAAPRLKDVPISLGRKSWVRLYIEIIGIMYIMFNECHLIHGDMSEYNTLFYKGHAYVIDVSQSMEHDHPLGLEFLKRDCVNVTLFFNKVLQSRKNQDNSVSLDNLNESDVDDEISILNDLFSTLNIYSTNIILSPSELYNLITITKPNDLIKFYEEMVNSSDDEIISNVKRIILNILESGSLTWPNFDRDEREYELKCSYLNSQKEIINKNSIENQKIFLSILFFTVYHLLSNGKYDNTKFKIFNSITDLNLEGSKNKEGNNIFLNIWTPLHLNQIMDRKTLEKELERKECGQDLLYGHFICDNNVNNELSCSESDEVNEYKCEQVDTLKNNNVGVESNCLETGSDMSSGEEGDFYECSEEGVCEKELPSDQNAQEKQLTRQFNGKIPENITKKEWKHIVKQENRERRLNKVPKHIKKKKKGSKKKQSK